A genomic segment from Desulfonatronum lacustre DSM 10312 encodes:
- a CDS encoding sodium:solute symporter family protein → MTNAIIFTYLFGVLLIGVLAGRGISNLSQYAVAGKSFGSMVIFATLSASFIGGGFSMGNAEKVFLFGVVNIVALWGFSLKEILVAAFIAPRMGRYPDAISVGDIMEVHYGKAAKVFSGLFGFILCAGILGAQIGAIGYVTNLFLGIERIWGILLGCGIVITYATVGGMRAVVWTDIVQFVILAVGLPLTLYFGVQYAGGWGLVLDSVPANHLTLPAEPLALVALASLFLTFVFGETLVPPYLQRLLIGRSTQDVAKGTLYSGLFSIPFFAVTGLIGLVALVLDPTINPNLALPFVIQQALSPLLQGIVIAAVIAIIMSSADSFLNAAAICCINDVIKPLRKIPIPENREVALARALTLIVGILAVIFAVSIESVLDILIYSYNFWAPIILVPLVMAVTGRKVSQTRFLSGAAGGILALLIWNYALGAPWGIHGLVVGVLANLTVFVLVDRNGREGV, encoded by the coding sequence ATGACCAACGCCATCATTTTTACGTATTTATTCGGGGTTCTGCTCATCGGAGTCCTGGCCGGGCGGGGCATTTCGAACCTTTCCCAGTATGCCGTGGCCGGAAAATCCTTCGGCTCGATGGTGATTTTCGCCACCTTGTCCGCCTCGTTTATCGGCGGCGGGTTTTCCATGGGCAACGCGGAGAAGGTGTTTTTGTTCGGCGTCGTGAACATCGTGGCCCTGTGGGGCTTCAGCCTGAAGGAAATCCTGGTGGCCGCCTTCATCGCCCCGCGGATGGGCCGCTATCCGGACGCCATTTCCGTGGGCGACATCATGGAGGTCCATTACGGCAAGGCGGCCAAGGTGTTTTCCGGGCTGTTCGGCTTCATTCTCTGCGCCGGAATCCTGGGGGCCCAGATCGGGGCCATTGGCTACGTGACCAATCTTTTTCTGGGCATTGAGCGGATCTGGGGCATTTTGCTGGGCTGCGGCATCGTGATCACCTACGCCACCGTGGGCGGGATGCGGGCCGTGGTCTGGACGGACATCGTCCAGTTCGTGATCCTGGCCGTAGGGCTGCCCCTGACCCTGTATTTCGGCGTGCAGTATGCCGGCGGGTGGGGCCTGGTCCTGGACAGCGTGCCCGCAAACCACCTGACCCTGCCCGCCGAGCCCCTGGCGCTGGTGGCCCTGGCGTCGCTCTTCCTGACCTTTGTGTTCGGCGAAACCCTGGTTCCGCCGTATCTGCAACGGCTGCTCATCGGCCGAAGCACCCAGGACGTGGCCAAGGGCACTTTGTACAGCGGGTTGTTTTCCATTCCGTTCTTCGCGGTCACCGGGCTGATCGGCCTCGTGGCCCTGGTTCTTGATCCCACGATCAACCCGAATCTGGCCTTGCCCTTCGTCATTCAGCAGGCCCTTTCCCCGCTGTTGCAGGGGATCGTCATCGCCGCGGTGATCGCCATCATCATGTCCTCGGCGGACTCCTTCCTCAACGCCGCGGCCATCTGCTGCATCAACGACGTCATCAAACCCCTGCGCAAGATCCCCATCCCGGAGAATCGCGAAGTCGCCCTGGCCCGGGCCCTCACCTTGATCGTGGGGATTCTGGCCGTGATTTTCGCCGTGTCCATTGAAAGCGTTCTGGACATCCTGATCTACTCCTACAACTTCTGGGCCCCGATCATTCTCGTGCCCCTGGTCATGGCCGTGACCGGGCGAAAGGTCAGCCAAACCCGCTTTCTGAGCGGCGCCGCAGGCGGCATCCTGGCCTTGCTGATCTGGAACTACGCTCTGGGCGCTCCCTGGGGCATCCATGGCCTGGTGGTGGGCGTGCTGGCCAACCTGACGGTTTTCGTCCTGGTGGATCGGAACGGACGGGAAGGGGTATGA
- a CDS encoding DEAD/DEAH box helicase, with protein sequence MVKGEEAEVLSAAKRFIQENVPEYIASGAQALIAAEGDYKVSLKKFDDHWDVSGQFQTDDFQVYNAELGINLKDPNASFFCNCPDSFSGVCRHVAATALHLVASLQSDNQEDMPKPRTEWRKTFRQFFAMDVEPEPGKQYFIMRFYPEPKRLQVAFFRARQNKSGISQVTVPVTLEQLVRNPEWAELSPELPQIAERIGQHLEYFGHRVDIPQGLLTWFLWGIKNEYYLRWEDTDQPVRVESKTLRLQVRPQLSEDGLNFDLLLGREGKIPFSITGQELYFYGQFPLWVCWRQQFLPVQTGLDPQLVQDLVEQQPIVPHGDIAEFLDRVWTKIPSSDLIGQEDFLERMQPIFVPATHDPKLFLDEEGSFLTLQIQNTYMTEHGEITLDAPNPDLQTGSYQHGGKAYLMRRDQEKEAALISKLTSMNFQARSPDIWFLEPEEAITFLLDAYPGMVQEYRMFGEQSLNRYKVRLADPEVVAILETQDDKAEDKWFNLDISVDYDGERVPIEKIWKAWTQGKRYVQLKDGSYTRLPESWLKSLGHRLETLGIDPDKPLKRKFKQFEAPVLDKILEDIPGASTDDFWQDLRLKIHDFESVEQIEAPKELQADLRPYQLQGLSYLNFLRKYGFGGILADEMGLGKTVQTLAFIQHMISNKHDGPNLIVVPTSVLPNWDREAQKFLPNLRRLLIYGINREPLFKQIPEADLVITTYALLRRDMDELMKHEFNSVILDEAQNIKNPNTITARSVRRLNARFRLCLSGTPIENNLLELWSLFEFLMPGFLGSQHAFHSGFVRPIKDGDEESLEQLRMRVKPFILRRKKADVAKDLPPKVENVYYCALEDEQMELYSAVARKLKDQVLKNIDEQGMAKSQMSILDALLKLRQICCHPRLLRLDMPGVSTNISSGKFEAFKDLTTGIVEDGHKVLVFSQFVQMLHIIRGWLQTTDIPFTYLDGSSKDRFEQVDKFNNDESIRLFLISLKAGGTGLNLTSADYVIHYDPWWNPAVESQAIDRTHRIGQTKQVFAYKMICENTVEEKILKLQDQKRNVAESIIPGQDVWKNITRNDLEMLLDV encoded by the coding sequence ATGGTTAAAGGTGAAGAAGCCGAAGTGCTCTCGGCCGCGAAACGGTTTATCCAGGAAAACGTTCCGGAATACATCGCCTCCGGCGCGCAAGCGCTGATCGCGGCGGAAGGAGACTATAAGGTCTCCTTGAAAAAATTCGACGACCACTGGGACGTCTCCGGCCAGTTTCAGACGGACGACTTCCAGGTCTACAACGCGGAACTGGGCATCAACCTCAAGGATCCCAACGCCAGTTTTTTCTGCAACTGCCCGGACTCGTTCTCCGGCGTTTGCCGGCATGTAGCCGCCACGGCCCTGCATCTTGTAGCCTCTTTGCAAAGCGACAATCAAGAGGACATGCCCAAGCCCCGGACCGAGTGGCGCAAGACGTTTCGCCAGTTTTTCGCCATGGATGTGGAGCCGGAACCGGGCAAGCAGTACTTCATCATGCGCTTCTATCCGGAACCCAAACGCTTGCAGGTGGCCTTTTTCCGGGCCAGACAAAACAAGTCCGGCATCTCCCAGGTCACGGTCCCGGTCACTCTGGAGCAGTTGGTCCGCAACCCGGAATGGGCCGAACTTTCCCCGGAACTGCCCCAGATCGCGGAACGCATCGGACAGCATCTGGAATACTTCGGCCATCGGGTCGACATTCCCCAAGGCCTGCTGACCTGGTTTCTCTGGGGGATTAAAAACGAATACTACCTGCGCTGGGAGGACACGGACCAGCCGGTGCGCGTGGAAAGCAAGACCCTGCGCCTGCAAGTCCGGCCCCAACTTTCCGAGGACGGCCTGAACTTCGACCTCCTGCTGGGCCGGGAAGGAAAAATCCCGTTCTCCATCACTGGGCAGGAGCTCTACTTTTACGGTCAGTTTCCCCTCTGGGTCTGCTGGCGGCAGCAGTTTTTGCCCGTCCAGACCGGCCTGGACCCGCAACTGGTCCAGGATCTCGTGGAACAGCAGCCCATCGTCCCGCATGGGGATATCGCCGAATTCCTGGACCGGGTCTGGACCAAAATCCCTTCCTCGGACCTCATCGGGCAGGAAGACTTTTTGGAACGGATGCAGCCGATCTTCGTCCCGGCCACCCACGACCCGAAGCTTTTCCTGGACGAAGAGGGCAGCTTCCTGACCTTACAAATCCAGAACACCTACATGACGGAGCACGGCGAAATCACCCTGGACGCCCCGAACCCGGACTTGCAGACCGGAAGCTACCAACACGGAGGCAAGGCCTACCTCATGCGTCGGGACCAGGAAAAGGAAGCCGCGCTGATCAGCAAGCTGACCTCCATGAATTTCCAAGCCCGCAGTCCGGATATCTGGTTTCTGGAGCCGGAAGAGGCCATCACCTTTCTCCTGGACGCCTATCCCGGAATGGTGCAGGAATACCGGATGTTCGGAGAGCAGAGCCTGAACCGCTACAAGGTCCGGCTGGCCGATCCGGAGGTGGTCGCCATTCTGGAAACCCAGGACGACAAGGCCGAGGACAAGTGGTTCAACCTGGACATCTCCGTGGATTACGACGGCGAACGGGTGCCCATCGAGAAGATCTGGAAGGCCTGGACCCAGGGCAAACGCTATGTTCAGCTCAAGGACGGCTCCTACACCCGCCTGCCCGAGTCCTGGCTGAAAAGCCTGGGTCATCGCCTGGAAACCCTGGGCATTGATCCGGACAAGCCGCTCAAGCGCAAGTTCAAGCAGTTCGAGGCCCCGGTCCTGGACAAAATCCTGGAAGATATCCCTGGGGCCTCTACGGACGATTTCTGGCAGGATCTGCGGCTGAAGATCCACGATTTCGAATCCGTGGAACAAATCGAGGCCCCCAAGGAACTTCAGGCCGACTTGCGGCCTTACCAGCTCCAGGGACTGAGCTACCTGAACTTTCTGCGCAAGTACGGCTTCGGCGGAATCCTGGCCGACGAGATGGGGCTGGGCAAGACCGTGCAGACCCTGGCCTTCATCCAGCACATGATCTCCAATAAGCACGACGGCCCGAACCTGATCGTCGTGCCCACCTCGGTGCTGCCCAACTGGGACCGGGAGGCCCAGAAGTTCCTGCCTAATCTGCGACGGCTGCTGATCTACGGCATCAACCGGGAACCCTTGTTCAAACAGATCCCGGAAGCCGACCTGGTCATCACCACCTACGCCCTGCTGCGCCGGGACATGGACGAGTTGATGAAGCACGAATTCAACAGCGTCATCCTGGATGAAGCCCAAAACATCAAAAACCCGAACACCATCACCGCCCGGTCCGTGCGCCGGCTCAACGCCCGGTTCCGGCTCTGTCTCTCCGGCACGCCCATTGAGAACAACCTGCTGGAACTGTGGTCCCTGTTCGAATTCCTGATGCCCGGATTTCTTGGGTCCCAGCACGCCTTTCACAGCGGATTCGTCCGACCGATCAAGGACGGGGACGAGGAGTCCCTGGAACAGCTCAGGATGCGGGTCAAACCCTTCATCCTGCGCCGCAAGAAGGCCGACGTGGCCAAGGATCTGCCGCCCAAGGTGGAGAACGTCTACTACTGCGCCCTGGAAGACGAACAGATGGAACTGTACTCGGCCGTGGCCAGGAAGCTCAAGGACCAGGTGCTCAAAAACATCGACGAACAGGGCATGGCCAAGAGCCAGATGTCCATCCTGGACGCCCTGCTCAAACTGCGCCAGATATGCTGCCACCCGCGGCTGCTGCGCCTGGACATGCCCGGAGTGAGCACGAACATCAGCTCCGGCAAGTTCGAAGCCTTCAAGGATCTGACCACGGGCATCGTGGAGGACGGACACAAGGTACTGGTCTTTTCCCAGTTCGTACAAATGCTGCACATCATTCGCGGCTGGCTGCAAACCACGGACATCCCCTTCACCTATCTGGACGGCTCCAGCAAGGACCGCTTCGAGCAGGTGGATAAGTTCAACAACGACGAATCCATCCGCCTGTTCCTGATCTCCCTCAAGGCCGGCGGCACGGGCCTGAACCTGACCTCCGCGGACTACGTCATCCACTACGACCCGTGGTGGAACCCGGCCGTGGAAAGCCAGGCCATCGACCGCACCCACCGCATCGGCCAGACCAAGCAGGTCTTTGCCTACAAGATGATCTGCGAAAACACGGTGGAGGAAAAGATCCTCAAACTGCAGGACCAGAAACGCAACGTGGCCGAATCCATCATCCCCGGCCAGGACGTCTGGAAGAACATCACCCGCAATGATCTGGAGATGCTGCTGGACGTGTAG
- a CDS encoding Na/Pi cotransporter family protein, which produces MEGIGNLIGGIGVFFVGLHLLSTALKQMAGRRFRLHFAKWVGTPGRAGLVGFVAGFLTQSMSALSFIAGSLAGAGMIQVRLGMLVIFWANAGIGIMILLAVLDIKIVVLLLLGLAGISFAFKRPRRLEALSQALFGGAMLFYGLIMLRAGAEPLAQMPWFESVLMAGHSSYLLAFLAGVLLTALCQSSTAVSILAIAMTQVGLFSMEQTMMIIYGTNVGSGAISWLLATAIRGTPKQLIMSQVLFNFFAGVVFVTLFYLENLAGIPLVRALVNSLALPLEQQAALVYLLFNWGGAVVLSLLLTPFARSIERVWPATREEEWSRTRFLRDDLTDAPELHLGLLAREQARLTCRLPQYSAILLDQIRDDRGKVLEALHASFLAVSKEIDAQSSELVSRPLSHNGLELLLVLQNKQKQLEAFEGLLLQFSLCCREWTGNLRSTFQGTFLQGLDFLLHTVCEAESSDEATDAEQLVLLTQDKGDVFQSIRNVYLSGEQNMDIRDRTAFLELTGLYERMVWTLGRIAALQLAQKRLAAGSKT; this is translated from the coding sequence ATGGAAGGGATCGGAAACCTCATCGGGGGCATCGGCGTCTTTTTCGTCGGCCTGCATCTGCTCAGTACGGCCTTGAAGCAGATGGCCGGACGCCGGTTCCGGCTGCATTTCGCGAAGTGGGTGGGAACGCCGGGCCGGGCCGGACTTGTGGGGTTCGTGGCCGGATTCCTGACCCAGTCCATGTCCGCCCTGTCCTTCATTGCCGGCAGCCTGGCCGGGGCCGGAATGATTCAGGTCCGACTGGGCATGTTGGTCATTTTCTGGGCCAATGCCGGGATCGGGATCATGATCCTGCTGGCCGTGCTGGACATCAAGATCGTGGTGTTGCTGCTCCTGGGCCTAGCCGGGATCAGTTTCGCCTTCAAGCGCCCGCGCCGCCTTGAGGCCCTGTCCCAGGCCCTGTTCGGCGGGGCCATGCTCTTCTACGGACTGATCATGCTCCGGGCCGGGGCCGAGCCCCTGGCGCAAATGCCCTGGTTCGAGAGCGTGCTTATGGCCGGCCATTCCTCCTACCTGCTCGCCTTTCTGGCCGGAGTCCTGCTCACGGCGCTCTGCCAGTCCTCCACCGCGGTATCCATCCTGGCCATTGCCATGACCCAGGTCGGGCTGTTCTCCATGGAGCAGACCATGATGATCATCTACGGCACCAACGTGGGCTCCGGGGCCATAAGCTGGCTGCTGGCCACGGCCATCCGCGGGACCCCCAAACAACTGATCATGTCCCAGGTCCTGTTCAACTTCTTCGCCGGAGTGGTCTTCGTCACGCTGTTCTATCTGGAAAATCTGGCAGGCATCCCGCTGGTCCGGGCCCTGGTGAACAGTCTGGCCCTGCCCTTGGAACAGCAGGCGGCCCTTGTCTATCTGCTCTTTAACTGGGGCGGGGCCGTGGTCCTGTCCCTGCTCCTGACGCCCTTTGCCCGGAGCATCGAGCGCGTCTGGCCGGCCACGAGGGAAGAGGAATGGTCTCGAACCCGCTTTTTGCGCGACGACCTCACGGACGCTCCGGAACTGCACCTCGGGCTCCTTGCCAGGGAGCAAGCCCGCCTGACCTGCCGCCTGCCGCAATATTCAGCCATCCTCCTGGATCAGATCCGGGACGACCGCGGCAAAGTCCTGGAGGCCCTGCACGCTTCCTTTCTGGCCGTATCCAAGGAGATCGACGCTCAAAGCAGCGAGCTGGTCAGCCGCCCCTTGTCCCATAACGGCCTCGAACTGCTGCTGGTCCTGCAAAACAAGCAGAAACAACTGGAAGCCTTCGAGGGCCTGCTCCTCCAGTTTTCCCTGTGCTGCCGGGAGTGGACCGGAAACCTGCGCTCGACCTTCCAGGGCACCTTCCTCCAGGGCCTCGACTTTCTTCTGCACACCGTCTGCGAAGCGGAATCCTCCGACGAAGCAACGGACGCCGAGCAATTGGTCTTGCTGACCCAGGACAAAGGGGACGTGTTCCAGTCCATCCGCAACGTCTACCTGAGCGGCGAGCAGAACATGGACATCCGGGATCGGACGGCGTTTCTGGAACTGACCGGATTGTACGAGCGCATGGTCTGGACCCTGGGCCGCATCGCCGCGCTTCAGCTGGCTCAGAAACGGCTGGCTGCGGGCTCAAAGACGTGA
- a CDS encoding YkgJ family cysteine cluster protein, translating to MDVQTVYPEKRLSFPEAEAKLTWLTLLLDAYSIVDQGVDLELAGQAKAEGRKLACRKGCANCCRIHAAVPVYPLEMAGMAWYCTEETTSETRETLVRQLEDFQEGGPCPFLVADACAVHALRPMACRQFNVFDTPCAEDEDPFYNRRQDVLTPSEAFKNKAFWVTLPFYGIVDEKDKEIAIKENHIHRQVRVLQQCNWKELAKKMRWFDEQRRG from the coding sequence ATGGACGTGCAAACCGTTTATCCCGAGAAGCGGCTCAGCTTTCCCGAAGCTGAAGCCAAGCTGACCTGGTTGACCCTGCTTTTGGACGCCTATTCCATCGTGGATCAAGGCGTGGACCTGGAGCTTGCCGGACAGGCCAAGGCCGAGGGCCGTAAATTGGCCTGCCGCAAGGGCTGCGCCAACTGTTGCCGGATTCATGCCGCGGTCCCGGTCTATCCATTGGAAATGGCCGGCATGGCCTGGTACTGTACCGAGGAAACGACGAGCGAGACCCGGGAGACCCTGGTCAGGCAGTTGGAGGATTTTCAGGAAGGAGGCCCGTGTCCGTTTCTGGTCGCCGATGCCTGCGCCGTCCACGCCCTGCGTCCCATGGCCTGCCGACAGTTCAACGTGTTCGATACGCCCTGCGCCGAGGACGAGGACCCGTTCTACAATCGCCGCCAGGACGTGCTCACCCCTTCGGAAGCCTTCAAGAACAAGGCGTTCTGGGTAACGCTGCCGTTTTACGGCATTGTGGACGAAAAGGACAAGGAAATCGCGATCAAGGAAAACCACATCCATCGCCAGGTCCGGGTGCTTCAGCAGTGCAACTGGAAGGAGCTGGCCAAGAAAATGCGCTGGTTCGATGAGCAGCGGCGGGGATAG
- a CDS encoding mechanosensitive ion channel family protein, translated as MQEFHELMNDFLEIDWWGLGTSVTVVVVALAFGLMLHAVLFHVLLRAAPDQSDQSGQSGQPDRVLALIPRHMAAPSRLLFPLLILTVVAPTLVMSEELLETFRHFLSMAFIMAVAWSLIRFTALLQDLVLRRFQINIRDNLKARKMHTQLGILRRILIFVISVIAVSSMLMTLENVRQIGVSLLASAGVIGIIAGFAAQRSIATLFAGIQVALTQPIRLDDVVIVEGEWGRIEEITLTYVVIRIWDQRRLIVPITYFMERPFQNWTRVSADILGTVFLYVDYTVPVQEVRRELQRILEDSPGWDGRVAGLQVTDAKERTVELRALMSAEDAGVAWDLRCHVREKLLEFIQREYPQALPKVRAEVETEGKA; from the coding sequence ATGCAGGAATTTCACGAACTGATGAATGATTTTTTGGAGATCGATTGGTGGGGGTTGGGAACGTCCGTGACCGTGGTCGTGGTGGCCCTGGCGTTCGGTTTGATGCTGCACGCGGTGCTGTTTCACGTCTTGCTCCGGGCCGCGCCGGATCAGTCGGATCAGTCAGGCCAGTCGGGCCAGCCGGACAGGGTGCTGGCCCTGATTCCCCGGCACATGGCCGCGCCCTCCCGACTGCTTTTCCCGCTGCTGATCCTAACGGTGGTCGCGCCGACCCTGGTCATGTCCGAGGAACTGCTGGAGACCTTTCGGCACTTCCTGAGCATGGCCTTTATCATGGCCGTGGCCTGGTCCCTGATCCGTTTCACGGCCTTGCTTCAGGACTTGGTGCTACGCCGGTTTCAGATCAACATCCGGGACAACCTGAAAGCCCGCAAGATGCACACGCAGCTGGGGATTTTGCGGCGGATTTTGATTTTCGTCATTTCCGTGATCGCCGTCTCCTCCATGCTGATGACCCTGGAAAACGTCCGCCAGATCGGGGTCAGCCTGCTGGCCTCGGCCGGGGTGATCGGCATCATCGCCGGTTTCGCGGCCCAGCGCAGCATAGCCACCCTGTTCGCCGGAATCCAGGTGGCCCTGACCCAACCCATCAGGCTGGACGACGTGGTCATCGTGGAAGGGGAATGGGGGCGAATCGAGGAGATCACCCTGACCTACGTGGTGATTCGGATCTGGGATCAGCGCCGGTTGATTGTGCCCATCACCTATTTCATGGAGCGGCCCTTCCAGAACTGGACACGGGTTTCAGCGGACATCCTGGGCACGGTGTTCCTGTATGTGGATTACACCGTGCCGGTGCAGGAGGTGCGCCGGGAGCTGCAACGGATTCTGGAGGACAGTCCGGGCTGGGACGGACGGGTGGCCGGACTGCAGGTCACCGACGCCAAGGAGCGCACCGTGGAACTGCGCGCCCTGATGAGCGCCGAGGACGCCGGCGTGGCCTGGGACCTGCGCTGCCATGTCCGGGAGAAACTGCTGGAGTTCATCCAGCGCGAATATCCTCAGGCCTTGCCGAAGGTCCGGGCTGAAGTCGAAACAGAGGGCAAAGCATGA
- a CDS encoding serine protease has translation MNKRFVMGVVLGLLGVAMLVCGPVWAGQDERDSAVEKILGGRATDIRNWPWVVGVLHAGVDDEFRAQFCGGTLISDQWVLTAAHCVADQSGAVKYNPGDLHVLSGRTDLRGQGGDRIPIARIAVHPRYNGNTNESDLALLQLARVPADGTIWGALPLIPPGDPAGLTNPGASAWVAGWGALGPRGGFPSVLQEAQLPIVSQTALILAYPPPLFSITDNMIGAGPGDGSKDTCQGDSGGPMIVRNETGNAYLAGVTSWGLQCGTSGIYGVYVRMANYCGWVKGVSGVGDCAGDDGGGGGCTVAPGRGLGGEWLILAAFFVVWTVGRRFRETRPMSLKSRANSR, from the coding sequence ATGAACAAGCGTTTCGTGATGGGCGTGGTGCTGGGTTTGCTGGGAGTCGCGATGCTCGTTTGCGGGCCGGTTTGGGCTGGTCAGGACGAACGTGATTCCGCCGTCGAAAAAATTCTTGGCGGTCGGGCCACGGACATCAGGAATTGGCCCTGGGTCGTGGGCGTGCTGCATGCCGGAGTGGACGACGAGTTCCGGGCCCAGTTTTGCGGCGGTACGCTGATTTCCGATCAGTGGGTGCTTACTGCGGCGCACTGCGTGGCGGACCAGAGCGGGGCGGTGAAATACAACCCCGGCGACCTGCACGTGCTCAGCGGCCGAACGGACTTGCGCGGTCAAGGAGGGGACCGGATCCCCATCGCGCGGATCGCCGTGCATCCGCGATACAACGGCAACACGAATGAATCCGACCTGGCCTTGCTCCAACTGGCCAGGGTGCCCGCGGATGGAACCATTTGGGGCGCTTTGCCGCTGATTCCACCCGGAGACCCGGCGGGTCTGACCAATCCCGGCGCTTCGGCCTGGGTTGCGGGCTGGGGAGCTTTAGGGCCGAGAGGCGGCTTTCCTTCGGTGCTCCAGGAAGCACAGCTGCCCATTGTCAGTCAAACCGCCCTGATTCTGGCCTATCCGCCGCCGCTGTTCTCTATCACCGACAACATGATCGGCGCCGGTCCCGGTGACGGTTCGAAGGACACCTGTCAGGGGGACTCCGGAGGGCCGATGATTGTCCGCAATGAGACGGGCAACGCCTACTTGGCCGGGGTGACCAGTTGGGGATTGCAGTGCGGAACCTCGGGGATCTACGGCGTCTATGTCCGGATGGCCAACTACTGCGGCTGGGTCAAGGGCGTTTCCGGTGTGGGCGATTGCGCCGGGGACGACGGAGGCGGCGGTGGATGCACCGTTGCGCCGGGCCGGGGCCTTGGCGGAGAGTGGCTGATCCTGGCGGCTTTTTTCGTGGTCTGGACGGTTGGGCGACGCTTCAGGGAAACTCGCCCCATGTCCCTCAAATCGAGGGCGAACTCGCGTTAG
- a CDS encoding GOLPH3/VPS74 family protein produces MLTFAEEILLLSLDDKKGSFLSSVPEQALRTALAGALLMELAVMNRIDTDLHALFVVAPDPTPNSTPDTTGDPLLDDVLQRIQTGEADQPAAFWLNEIAWKIDNLRDRVVQGLVEKGVLKIEDRKVLWVFPQRRYPLLDDREVKEVRARLRDLLFGGDIPEYRDAVLVGLVHSCGMVETLFSDQELPQVMPRLTKLAQLDLIGREVDRAIREIMMAMTAHNIRGVGFY; encoded by the coding sequence ATGCTGACATTCGCCGAAGAAATCCTGCTGCTGAGCCTGGACGACAAGAAAGGTTCCTTTCTCTCTTCCGTACCGGAACAGGCCCTGCGCACCGCCCTGGCCGGGGCGTTGTTGATGGAGTTGGCCGTGATGAACCGCATCGACACGGACTTGCACGCCCTGTTCGTGGTGGCCCCGGATCCCACACCCAATTCCACGCCCGATACCACCGGAGACCCCTTGCTGGACGACGTTCTCCAACGCATCCAAACCGGAGAAGCCGACCAGCCCGCCGCCTTCTGGCTGAATGAGATCGCCTGGAAGATCGACAACCTGCGCGACCGCGTCGTCCAAGGCCTGGTGGAAAAAGGCGTGCTCAAGATCGAGGACCGCAAAGTTCTCTGGGTCTTTCCGCAACGCCGCTACCCGCTGCTGGACGACCGCGAGGTCAAGGAAGTCCGGGCCCGATTGCGGGACCTGCTTTTTGGCGGAGACATCCCGGAGTACCGCGACGCGGTGCTCGTCGGACTCGTCCACTCCTGCGGCATGGTCGAGACCCTGTTTTCGGACCAGGAACTCCCCCAGGTCATGCCCCGGCTGACCAAGCTGGCCCAGTTGGACCTGATCGGCCGGGAAGTGGACCGGGCCATCCGGGAAATCATGATGGCCATGACCGCGCACAATATTCGGGGAGTCGGGTTCTACTAA